Proteins from a single region of Penaeus monodon isolate SGIC_2016 chromosome 12, NSTDA_Pmon_1, whole genome shotgun sequence:
- the LOC119579273 gene encoding eukaryotic translation initiation factor 4E type 2-like isoform X1 (The sequence of the model RefSeq protein was modified relative to this genomic sequence to represent the inferred CDS: added 29 bases not found in genome assembly) produces the protein MSTAVNKYDVLKSNDDSGEEDSGSRDMKDKPLPQVEVKPGEHPLQYTYSLWFSRRAPGKQATTQNYDQNLQLLARFASVEQFWGYYSRCLRPVDLPSHSDIHIFKDGIKPMWEDSANKNGGKWIVRLRKGLASRCWENMILAMLGEQFMVGDEICGAVISVRFQEDIISVWNRTAQDSITTGKIRDTLKRVLNLPPTTVMEYKTHNDSLKHTHSASSLLRKPGLPMRHDLLH, from the exons CCTAAAATCCAATGATGACTCCGGGGAAGAAGATAGTGGAAGCCGAGATATGAAAGACAAACCACTG CCACAAGTGGAGGTAAAACCAGGTGAGCACCCTCTTCAGTACACATATTCTCTTTGGTTCAGCAGAAGGGCACCGGGCAAACAGGCAACAACACAAAACTACGACCAAAATCTTCAATTATTAGCCAG GTTTGCCTCTGTGGAACAGTTCTGGGGATATTACAGCCGCTGTTTGCGGCCAGTCGATCTTCCTTCACACTccgatatacatatttttaaagatGGAATCAAACCCATGTGGGAG GATTCGGCTAATAAAAATGGCGGGAAATGGATTGTACGTTTAAGGAAAGGACTTGCTTCGCGTTGCTGGGAAAATATGATCTTGGCAATGCTTGGTGAGCAGTTTATGGTTGGTGATGAAATCTGTGGAGCTGTTATATCTGTACGCTTCCAG GAGGACATAATATCTGTCTGGAACCGCACAGCGCAAGACTCTATCACCACAGGAAAGATCCGGGACACCCTAAAGCGTGTTCTTAACCTACCTCCTACTACTGTTATGGAATACAAGACCCATAACGACTCTCTCAA GCACACCCACTCCGCGTCAAGCCTACTACGCAAACCCGGCCTACCCATGAGGCATGACCTCCTTCACTGA
- the LOC119579273 gene encoding eukaryotic translation initiation factor 4E type 2-like isoform X2 (The sequence of the model RefSeq protein was modified relative to this genomic sequence to represent the inferred CDS: added 29 bases not found in genome assembly): MSTAVNKYDVLKSNDDSGEEDSGSRDMKDKPLPQVEVKPGEHPLQYTYSLWFSRRAPGKQATTQNYDQNLQLLARFASVEQFWGYYSRCLRPVDLPSHSDIHIFKDGIKPMWEDSANKNGGKWIVRLRKGLASRCWENMILAMLGEQFMVGDEICGAVISVRFQEDIISVWNRTAQDSITTGKIRDTLKRVLNLPPTTVMEYKTHNDSLKQCTVQPL, encoded by the exons CCTAAAATCCAATGATGACTCCGGGGAAGAAGATAGTGGAAGCCGAGATATGAAAGACAAACCACTG CCACAAGTGGAGGTAAAACCAGGTGAGCACCCTCTTCAGTACACATATTCTCTTTGGTTCAGCAGAAGGGCACCGGGCAAACAGGCAACAACACAAAACTACGACCAAAATCTTCAATTATTAGCCAG GTTTGCCTCTGTGGAACAGTTCTGGGGATATTACAGCCGCTGTTTGCGGCCAGTCGATCTTCCTTCACACTccgatatacatatttttaaagatGGAATCAAACCCATGTGGGAG GATTCGGCTAATAAAAATGGCGGGAAATGGATTGTACGTTTAAGGAAAGGACTTGCTTCGCGTTGCTGGGAAAATATGATCTTGGCAATGCTTGGTGAGCAGTTTATGGTTGGTGATGAAATCTGTGGAGCTGTTATATCTGTACGCTTCCAG GAGGACATAATATCTGTCTGGAACCGCACAGCGCAAGACTCTATCACCACAGGAAAGATCCGGGACACCCTAAAGCGTGTTCTTAACCTACCTCCTACTACTGTTATGGAATACAAGACCCATAACGACTCTCTCAA GCAGTGTACAGTACAACCCCTCTAA